DNA from Leptospira koniambonensis:
GCGGTCGGAGAAATTTTACTCTGCGATATACAATTAAACCAAGAGTTGAAAGGAACTTATAGAGCAGTTATCCGAAATATCACGAATACGGATAAAATGTTCCGGATCGGTTTACAATTCTTTAATTTAAACTCCAGAGAAGAGGAGATATTAAACCAATTTGTAGATTCAAGACTCGGGCCGGGAGAAGGTTCCCAAGCACCAGAATCAACTGTCCAAGATCCAGGCCCTCCTTCTGAAGAGGAATCCGAATCTGCTCCTGAAATGGAAACAGTTTCTGAAGAAGTGCCTGATATGGGTTTTGAAGGAGAAGAAGAGTCTGTCTAATTCTTCTACACAGGAAGGTCTTAAAACAAAGATTGGAAAAGAAGAGGCAGGCGCCAGGCTTGATGTGTTTCTTGCTTCCAGATTTACTTACCAATCCAGATCCAATTGGAGAAAAATATTAGAAGAAGGTAAAATACTAGTACAAGGAAAAGTCGCAAAACCTTCTTACTCCATCAAAGAAGGGGATGAGATACTTTATCTTCCTGGAGAAAGTTTCGAACCTCCCGTCCTAACCGACTTTAAAATTTTATATGAAGATTCTCGTTATATCGCAGTAGAAAAATCGGGAGATATCCCAATTCATAGCGCTGGAAGATATAGAAAGAATAATCTCACGGATTTGATCCAAGAAGATCCCCGTTTCGAAAAAATTTACACCATTCATAGACTGGACAGAGAAACTTCTGGAGTAGTTGTTTTTGGAAAAGATTCAGAAGCAGCTTCTAAATTGGCAGATCTATTTTCCAAAAGGAAAATAAATAAAACCTATATTGCATTTGTTTGGGGAAATTTTCCGACCAGATTTAGAGCGAAAGGATTTCTGATATCGGATCCTTCTTCTTTGGTCCGTAAAAAAAGAAAATTCGTATATGAGAGTGCTTTTCAAAAATTAGAAACTCCGGAAGAAGATTCAGAAACCTCCGAAACCAATTTTAGAAAAATTGGAGAAGGTACGTTTCAGGGAATGGTCTTTTCTATAGTGTATTGTTTTCCAAAAACCGGGAGACTTCATCAAATCAGGGCCACTCTATATTCTTTAGGATTTCCACTACTTGGAGATAAAATTTATGGAAAGGATGAGGGTGCTTTTCTGGAATTTATAGAAGGAAAAGATCCTGATTTGATTTCTAAACTCGGAATGAATAGACAGGCCTTACATTCCAGTTCTTTAAAATTTATTCATCCTTTTACTGGGATCAAAACAAAGATCAGATCTAATTTACCAGAGGATTTTCCGAAATGAATGAAAAACCAGGATTTTGGATTTCCTTATTTCCTCTTGGATTTTTGATCCTTTCTCTAAGTATCGCAGGATATTTATTCGGTGGTGGTATCGCAGAAGGACCTGCTCAAATTTTATTATTTAGTGCAGGCGCAATTTCTGCAGGAATTTCTAGACTCAGAGGAATTTCTTGGGAGAAGATAGAGAATACTGTTCTGGATTCTCTACGAAATGTTCTTCAACCAATACTCATTTTACTTTTAATCGGTGCGCTGATCGGGATTTGGATCCGTTCCGGGATTGTTCCTGCACTAATAGTTTGGGGATTGGAACTATTGAAGCCTGAGATATTTTTACCTTCTGCACTCATCTTATCTTCTGTTGTTTCTTTAGCCACAGGAAGTTCTTGGTCTACTGCAGGAACTATTGGTGTCGCATTGATCGGAGTCGGAGCAGGACTCGGAAAACCTTTGGGAATGGTGGCCGGAGCTGTAGTCTCAGGAGCCTACTTCGGAGACAAACTTTCTCCTTTTTCGGAAACTACAAATCTTGCATCTTCCATCACTGGGGTTTCACTTCTATCACATATACGTAATATGGCCAGGACCACATTACCTGCTTTCGGAATTTGTCTTTTGGTATTCGGGTTTTTGGGTTGGGGAGGAAGTCAGGGAGAAACAGAAACCGCAACTGGACCAGTGATCGCCGCACTAAAAGCGGAGTTTCATATTTCTTGGGTTTTACTTTTCCCGCCTTTACTTACATTTTTTCTCATCTATTTTAGAGTTTCTGCAATTCCTTCTATCTTCATTGGGATTTTGAGTGGAGGAGTTTGTTTTCTCCTGACCCAAACCAATATATATGCAAATTCTTTAAACTTTCAAGATGCTGCGTCTTCTGCTTTTAAAAATTTGGTCTCTGCCGCCTCGGAAGGTACAAAAGTAAAAACAGGACATATGGTCGTGGACGGATTATTATCCAGAGGCGGAATGTCTTCTATGCTTCCCACAGTATGGCTTATCATTTCTGCCATGTTTTATGCTGGGATCATGGAAGGTGGGGGAATGACCCAAGTTTTAGCAGACAAGGTTTTAAACTGGGCAAAGGCCAGAGGTTCTTTATTCGCAGCTACAGTCTTTACTTGTATGGGGACCAATTTATTCTGCGCGGACCAATATCTTGCGATTGTGGTCCCAGGTAAAATGTTCAAAGAAGCTTATACCAGAAGAGGACTGGATCCTAGAAATCTTTCTCGATGTTTAGAAGATTCCGGGACAATGACTTCTGCTTTAGTTCCTTGGAATTCCTGTGGTTCCTTTATGGCCACTGCATTAGGAGTTCCTACACTGGTGTATCTTCCTTACGCATTCTTAAATTTACTTTCTCCTTTGTTTTCTTTGGTTACTGGATGGACCGGTTGGGGCCTGGCGGGACAAGATCCTGGATCTAAAAAAGAGATTTCTTAAACTCTTTTTAGCTTTTAAGAAGAAGAAGGTTTCTATAACATTTGCTCGATTATAAATCTTAGAAAAATGCTTGTGTCGTTACAGCGATATGCGAAAATACTAAAAAAGTGAGCAAAAGCTCACATTTTGAAAAAGGCATGTCTTGGGTGAAATTCCGAGACACTTCGAATATGAGGAGAGGAGTTGCGATGCCTAAATTCCATTTAAAAGAAAGGTATATTCCCGTTATAGGCCTATTGGTCCTGGGAATTTTGATGGGAGCCTTCGCTTCTTCTTGCAGTAGCAAAGAGGGAGAGGCGGTAGAAGGTTTTGCCCATGTGGTAATGGTGGATAATGCATTTTCTCCCCCTATGCAAAAGATCCCAATCGGCGGTCAGATCGAATTTATAAATTCAGGGGCTAACCCCCATAATGCGATCGCAGTGGATAAGTCCTGGTCTACCGAAAAAAGTTTCGGTAATATCGTGATGCCAAGGGGCGCCAAGATAAAGATCAGTTATCCTAAGGAAGGAGTTTTTCCTTATTATTGTAGCTTCCACGCTTCTCCTGATGGAAAAAGCGGAATGGTTGCTGACATCGTAGTAGGAAATGCCGCTTATAATCCGGCTGCAAGAGCAGGTAAAGATTGGAAGGTCGCTGAAAAATTTTCAGGAACCACTCGTAAGGTTCCACAAATGTATCCTACTATCCAAAACGCAGTCGATGCTGCTTCTCCTGGAGATCTTATCCTGATCAGCGAAGGTATATATTACGAAGAAGTGGTGGTTACTACTCCTTCTCTTACCTTAAGAGGAACAGATAGGAACAAAGTAATCTTAGATGGTCAGTTCCAAAGAGCGAATGGTGTCATCGTAGTTGGGGCAAACGGTGTTGCAGTAGAGAATATGACTGCAAGGAACGCAACCTTAAACGGATTCTTTTGGACTGGTGTAAAAGGATATAGAGGTTCTTATCTCACCGCTTATAATAACGGAGACTACGGGATCTATGCATTCGATTCTGTGAACGGAGTATTAGAACATTCTTATGCTTCCGGATCTCCTGATGCTGGGATTTACGTAGGCCAATGTTATCCTTGTAAGGCAATTCTTTATAATGTGATCTCCGAGAATAGTGCTCTTGGTTATTCTGGAACGAACGCAGGAGGAGAATTATACATCCTCAGTTCTATATGGAGAAATAATATCGTAGGTTTAGGACCAAATTCCTTGGATAGGGAACTTCTTCCTCCGGAAAGAGAAACCTATATTATTGGGAATTTGATCTACGATAATAATAACCTGACTGCTCCTATCAAACCTTTGGAATATCCTACTTACGGAACAGGGATCTTGATTGCAGGTGGATTACATAACGTGATCAAAAATAATGTTGTGATCGGACATGATAACCACGGGATTGCGATCTTTCCGAATCTTGATGAGAATTTCTGGTTCTCTCATAGAAATATTGTGGAAGGGAACATTGTTCATTCTTCTGGTTTTGGAGACTTGACTCTTGCAGGGCCGATCAGCATTGGAAATTGTTTCTCAAATAATAAATTCCAAACTTCTGTTCCTCCTTTATTAGAAAAAACGAATTCTTGCGGTTCAGGGATCAGATTTCCAATGGGCGGAGAAATTTTCACGGCATATAATGCGCTTTCTTTGATGGTGGATGCAACTAATGGAATTTATCCAAGCGGAGATTGGAAGAACCAACCGATTCCAGCTCCTCAAGCAAATATTCCTGGAGGAGTTGCGGCCCAGGTCAAACCTGCTATTCATCCTTTTGAAGATTTCGGTTTAGATTTGGATAAGGTAAAACTTCCGGAAGAAGCTGCTAAGATCTTAGCGGAAAGAAAACCTAAGTTCGGAGACGTTCTGGGTGGATTCTCTGTACCTAAACCTTTGGATATCCAAATAGTGATTTTCCGTTGGTTCGGATATTTGCTTCCACTTCTTCTTTACGTATGCTTGGTCAGCTTAAGTGTTTATGATCTGGTCTCTAAATCAGAAATTAGCCCAGGCAAATACGTATGGTTGGCGTTCGTTTCCTTAGTGCCTTATATCGGAGGAGGAGCTTATCTTCTTTCAGGCAAATCTTCTTATCCTAAATACTTGAGATTTACTCTTGTGTTTGCAGGATTCGGAGCTTCTCTTGCCTTCATTCTCTACCTTGGATTCACCATCGTGGGGAACGTCGGAGCAGGTTGATCTCAGGAAACTTAATACATTACAATTTTAGAATATAATAAGGAGTTATTTATGGAAACTACTCAATTTTACGATCCAGGATTTTTTACCTTACTTTTCAACTTTTACGGATACTATATTTTCTACATTTTATTCGCATTATGGGCACCGTTGGCCCTGATCGATTTGTCTAAAAGAGACGATGTGGATCCTAAAAAAGGAAGTTTATGGACTGCTGCTATTATTCTTGTCCCTCTATTTGGGGCAGGAGCATATCATATAGTTGGCGGTTCTAAAATCCCATCTTGGGCAAAGAACAGTCTTGTATATGGAGGGATCGGACTTTTGGTTTTAACACTTCTGATCTCCACAATCGCAAGATTCTAATAAACGGAAAGGTAATATGAATCGGAAGGATTTCCTTCGTTGGTTAGGAATAGGCGGTGCCGGACTCGCAGCGGGTACTGGGATCGCCGGAATAACCTCAGGCAAAAAAGAAGATCCGCTTTGTAGGACAGGATCTTCTATTCCTGGGCAGATTCCTTCTATCCGACTACCAGGGTCCATAGGTGGGAATTCCTATGGAAGTATGATCCATCCTCCGATGTTCGCGGATGCCGCGTTCTTGTCTAGGATGGAATTACATAGTACGATTCCCCAGGCTCCTTCTGGTTCTAAATTTCGTTCCGAAGTCAATATTATAGAAATGCCATTGACTGTGGCCCATAATACAGTCGTGGATGCTTGGACCTTTGATGGTGTTGTTCCTGGAAAAGTAATACGCGCAAGACTCGGTCAGGAAATGGAACTCACTTTTAGGAACCATTCCAATCATCCCCACTCAGTCCATTTTCATGGTACTCATGATCCTCAGCAAGACGGCTGGGAGCCGATCGCTCCTGGGGCAGAGAGAATTTATAAAATTACTGCTGGTCCGATTGGTTTTCATCCTTACCATTGTCATGTTCCTCCTTTAGCGAGTCATATGTCCAAAGGTTTGTATGGCGGATTCATAGTTGATCCTCCAGGAGGAAGACCTCCTGCTTTGGAGTTCATGTTAATACTTGCTGGCTGGGATCTGAATGAAACAGGCCGAAATGATATCTATGCTTGGAATGGTATCGCAGGTTATTATGATCGTTTCCCGATCAAGGTTCCTGTTGGAAAAAAAGTAAGATTGTATATAGCAAATATGACTGAACATGATCCAGTTGCTTCTTTCCATCTTCATTCCCAAACATTCGATGTATATAGAACAGGGACCAAACTTGTACCTGATGAGCATACGGATGTGATCACTCTGGGACAAACGGAAAGAGCAATTGTAGAATTTACACTTACTAAAAGAGGAAGATATATGTTCCATCCTCACCAGACCCATATGGCGGATAGAGGAGCGATGGGCTGGATCGTAGCAGTATGAATTTTTTAAAATCAAATTATAAAAATATAATCTATTCTCTATTAATTCTGGGGGTCGGCTTTGGTGTGGGTTTTTATCTAAAGAAGAAACCTATTTCTAAATTCGCATCTGAAGGTCCTGTGGCAGAATGGAAAACTGCTATCCTAAAGGATACAGAAGGTAAGTCTGTTCGTCCTGCAGAATTAACTGGGAATTTGTTTGTTGTTTATTTTGGATTTTCCCATTGTCCTGATATGTGCCCAATGGCTTTGAATGATATAGAGAACGCATTCAAAACCTTAAAGGAAGATTCTGAAACAGTTACTCCTGTGTTTATCACAATCGATCCGGAAAGAGACACTCCAGAAGTATTAAGAAAATATATTTCTCATTTTCCTGGAAAAGAACTCGTAGCTTTAACTGGTGGAAAGGATCAGATCGGAGAGTTACAGAAAGGATTTGGAGTATACTCGCAAAAGACCCAAATTCCTAAAGGAAATGGAGAATATGGAATGGATCATACTCTCTTTATATACCTGGTAGATAGAACTGGAAATATACTAAGAGCTTATCCTACAGGCATTAAGGGAGAAGAGCTCGCAAAAGAGATCCGGGAATTATTGTAATCATTCTTTATCATAAAAAGCGAATACAACAGCAAGGATCACCAGAAAAAAACTAACTGCGTGATTCCATTTCATTTTTTCTTTTAATACCAGAATTGCAAATCCAACAAAAATAGTGATCGTGATCACTTCTTGTAAGATCTTGAGTTGGAAACCACTTAATCCATCTTCTGCATATCCGATCCGATTTGCAGGAACCATCAGACAATATTCTAAAAACGCAATCCCCCAAGAGATCAGGATCGTTTTCCAAAGTGGAAAGTCCTTAAAGAACTTTAAATGACCATACCAGGCAAAGGTCATGAATAAATTGGAAAGAGTGAGTAATACAAAAGTCCTCATAAATCCAGGAAACCCGAATGGAAGAATAGAGGCAAAAAAAAACCGGGCGGATGCCCGGTTATCAAGTAAGGATTTGCTGAAAAACAATTAGTTAGTTTTTACCTCTATCTTTTTACTCAGAGGTTTCTTCCTTGGAAGTTTGAGTTGTAGAACCCCATTTTTGAGAATAGCGGAAATTTTATCCTCTTCCACCGGCTCAGATATGAGGAAGGTCCTTTTATAATCTCCAGTTCCGTATTCCGAATATCTTAAGTTTCCTTTCGGTTCAGAAACACTGGTCTTCGCGGAGATCCTAAGCTCGTCCTTTTCCAAAGAAATTTCAAGATCGGATTCTTTTACACCTGGAAGATCCAGGACAAGAAGATGTTCTTCTTCATTTGAATAAAGATCTGTAGAAGGAGTGTAGATCGCTCTCGGCCTTTGGGTTTTCTCTTGTTCTGTTGTGATATTTTCTTCTGATTTTAGTAATTCTGATACGCTCATTTTTTTTCTCCTTATGCCTTTGCTTCGATACGGATCTTTCTTGGTTTTTCGCTTTCCAGAATTGGAAGAGCTAAGGTTAAAACTCCGTCTTTCACGGACGCTTCTACTTTTTCTGAATCTACCGCAACTGGCAGTTCTAGTCTACGCTGGAATTTTCCTCTGGCTCTTTCTATCCTACGAGGTTTATCTTGTGTGTATTCCTTCCATTCACCTGAGATGGTGAGAAGGTTATGAGCCACTGTGATATCCAGATCTTCTGGAGAAAGACCAGGAACCTCTGCAGTCACTGTTATTTTGTCTTGGTCTGTATAAACATTTAGCGCAGGATATACCTGTCCGCCTTCCCAGACTGGATCGAATAAATTATGGAATCTATTTTGAATTCTTCTTACTTCGCTAAAAAAATTTGGGTTTCTCATCATTTGCCTCCTGGGCTCATTTAGCACTTTAATGATTAGAGTGCTAAATTTGCAAAAAGGTTCCATCAATTTTTATAAAATTTAGCACTTTTTTGTAAAGAGTGCTAAAGGGTAGAAGTGCCCATATTTTTTCAGGAATCGGCTGATTCTGGCCAAAAACAAGCTTTAGGGAGGAAAAAAGAAGATATTCCTTTTCTGGTTCAAGGGGAAGATTAGCCGAAATTTTAGGCTTCTTAGGCGATTCCTCGGACCAGAAAGGAGAAATTTTGAATTCGGAACCCAATCTGAAAAAGAACAGAATACTTTTGATCCGCTGCAAAGATGAAGCGGGGCTGATCCATCGTATCACAGGATTTTTAGCAAATATCGGTGCCAATATTGTAGGGAACCAAGAGTTCGTAGAGCCCTTAGAAAAGGTATTCTTCATGAGAACCGAATACTCTTTAGAGAACAGCTCAAAAGAAGAAGGTCTCATCTCCGAACTTGCAAAAATCCTTCCTAAAGATGCTGAGCTTACTTTATCCAACCCAAGGCTTCCTAAGGTAGTTTTACTCGCTACTAAAGAGCCTCATTGTTTGGGAGATATTCTTCTTCGTTGGAGATACGGAGAATTGCCCATGGAACTTTTGGGAGTGGTTTCCAATCACGAAATTTTAGAGGATCTTGTCCGGGATTTTAAACTTCCTTTTCATTGTATTTCCAGCGAAGGGATGAGTAGAGAAGAACATGAAAACCAATTGGATTCATATCTGAAGGAGCTCCAACCAGATTGGATCGTTCTCGCAAAATACATGAGGATACTTACTTCTGATTTTGTAAAAAAATGGGAGCATCGTATATTAAATATCCATCATTCGTTTTTACCTGCGTTCGTAGGGGCAAAGCCGTACGAACAAGCATATAAACGTGGAGTTAAGATCATAGGTGGAACAGCTCATATAGTGACAGAAAATCTGGATGAGGGGCCAATCTTAGTCCAAGATGTTTGTCATGTGGATCATGGTTATTCCCCTGAACGTTTGGTTTTATACGGAAGGGATCTGGAGAAGGTAGTCTTGTCCAAGGCTCTTCGCCTGCTTTTGGAAGATAGAGTGATGATCTTTCAAAACAGAACTATTATTTTTGAATAGGTTAGAAATGAAAAGAATATTAGGTTTTTAGAACATACATGAAATTAAAATACATCGGCTTTATTTTTTCGATACTACTTGCTTGTGTTCCTCCGTTATTTTCCTTTTACGGTTACGTTCCTCCTTCTGTGGGAGGGATGTTTTTTATTTTTCTGATCTCAGCAGGATTATGGATTTTTGAAATTATTCCAGGTCATGCCACTTCTATTTTGATCATATTTTCAGAGATCATCCTATTTTCTAATCCTGGTAAATGGGAATTTTTAAAACAGTATGCAGGGCCTGGAAAGGCGACTCCTCCTGCAGTATTTTTAGCATCACTTGCGGATTCAGCAGTTGTTTTATTTTTAGGAAGTTTTGCATTAGCCAAGTCCTGCGTAAAAGTAGGTGTGGATCGCTGGCTTGCGAATCGAGTTTTGCCTTATTTCGGAACTTCTCCCAAATATGTTCTGCTTGGGCTTATGTGTATCACTGCTACAATTTCTCTTTGGATGAGTAATACTGCTACGGCTTCTTTGATGATCGCATTGGTATTTCCATTACTCATGGTTTTGGATAAGAATGAAAAATTTAGAAAAGCAGTTTTGATCGGAATTCCATTTGCTGCAAATTTAGGAGGGATTGGAACTCCAATCGGTTCTCCTCCCAATGTGATCGCATTTGCAAATTTAAAAAACCAAGGGTATGGGGATTTTATTTCTTTCGGGACCTGGATGCTTCTTGCAGTTCCTCTTTTGATCATTTTACTTTTTGCGGCATGGTTTTGGCTTCTTCGTACATTTCCTGCGAGTGAAGGTTTAACTCTTTCTCTTCGTTATGAAACCATTTCCGAAGAGGGTTCCGAGAAAAAATTGAGATTTGTTTTGTTTGGTTTTTTGGCTACTGTACTTCTATGGTTGACTGAGTCATTTCATGGAATCCCTGCAGGAGTTGTGGCTTTATTTCCACTTCTTCTTTTTACTTCTTTTGGAATATTAGAATCTAATGATTTACGTTCTTTGGAATGGGATGTTTTGATCTTAGTTGCAGGAGGGATCGCTCTTGGAACAGGAATAGAAAAAAGTGGGGCAGGGATCTGGTTTGGTGAATTGATCGGTAAACAAGCGGGTCCAGGAGAAAGTCTTTGGGTGCTTGGGATCTTCTTCTCTATCGGACTTTTTCTTTCTACATTCTTATCTAATACTGCTACTGCAAATCTTCTGGTTCCTTTGGCTCTTCCTGTGGCTGCACTTTTGCTTCCTGGAAATGAATCTTACGCGATCCAATTAGTTTTAGGATCTGCGTTAGGTGCTTCTCTTGCGATGTCTTTACCTGTATCTACTCCTCCGAATGCAGTGGCTTATGCTGTAGGAGGTTTTGAGATCAAAGATATGGCTAAGGTCGGTGTGAGGATCGGGATCTTCGGTCTAATACTTGTTCTTTTGGGATTTTTGATCTTTAAATAATAGATCCTGAAAATTCATCCACGGAATGCTATTAATTCGGAATGGATGATAAAAAATGGGGAATGAATCTATACTGCGTTAGGCGAAAAGAATTCGAAAATTCATCGGTCTGAATGTTACTTAAGGTATGAACTTCTCCCTTAGAAGATTTAATATTTCCATTCTATTTTTTCTTATTCTTTCTTGTTCCTCCTCGGACCAATCCATTCCGTCTGAATTAGTTTTGCTTTTTGGAGGAGCTACAGAGAATTCAAATCCTTCTCCTCCTGATCCCCAAAAACCTTGGCCTAAATTTTTAGGAGTTTTTGGTAAAATGACTTTCGCGAGTGGCGCTAACGTAGATCCCGATGGAAATATAATAGCTACCGGATTTACAGAAGGGAATTTGGGCGGGCAACCTATGCTCGGCAAAATGGATTCTTATATTACGAAATACGATGAAGAAGGCAAAAAACTTTGGACGAGACATTTAGGCGGAGGTCCTAAAGACTTTTCTAAAGGAAGTACTTATGGTCTTGCCGTAAAAACAGACAAGGACGGAAATATTCTAAGTACAGGAATGACTGTCGTGGAGAAATTAGACGGCCAGAATAAAATTGGATTCCAAGATGCTTATTTAGCGAAATATGATAAAGACGGAAACAAAAAATGGACTAGAATGATTGGTGGAGGAAGTAACACCGATTTTCATTTTGGAACTTCTGCAGGAAGAGGTGTTACCTCTGATCAGTTTGGAAATATTTATGTGAATGGAACTACAAATGCGGATACATTTTTTGGCGAAACAAATCCCGGCGGACAGAATGGATATTTTATAGTTAAATATGACCCGGACGGAAACCAAGTATGGGCAAGAATGGCTCGCAATACCAATCCGGATAATCATGAATCGATCGCAGGAGATCTTACAATAGATTCGAATGGAGAAATTTATTTTGTAGGAGCTGCTCAAGGCGGTTTTGATAATCAGACTGAGATCGGGATAGAAGACGCTCTTCTAATTAAGTATGATTCTGACGGAAATAAACTTTGGGTCCGGTTATTAGGAGTTCCTGGTCAAATTTCAGTTGCGAATGAAGTTAGCATAGATACGGATCGAAACATTTACATAGTAGGGATTACGTCCGGAGAGCTGGATGGTCAAACGCCGATTGGAACAACTGACACTTTTATAGTAAAATACGATAAAGATGGAAACAAATTGTGGACCAGACTTATTGGAAATCCAGATTATTCCAGTTTTTTCAGATCAGAAACCCAAGGTTTCGGAATTACTGTGGATCCGAATGGGAATTCGTATATCGCAGGAACAATCTCTGCGGTAAAAATACTTTTTACTAATTCGATCAATAGTGCATTCGCAGCAAAATTCGACACGAATGGGAATTTAATCTGGTCGAATTTGAAATATATGGAAAAGGACACTAAATGTGAGGTCCGCGCCCAAGATGTAGTCTTAGGTTTGAATGATTCCTTTTTTGTAGTAGGTTACACTTCCTGTCTTTTGAATATAATAGATCCTGTGAATGGTATCAATAGCCTGTTTATTTCTAAAGAAACTCCTTAAGTATTTTATTTCCGAAAACGAATCGGGACTTAAAACTGTCCCGAAACATGTTGTTTTTTCGAAAACACCTCATTATTAGGATTCGGATACTTTTCTATTTTCCGTTTTTACTCACGTTTGCCTGCGCAGGGGTCCCCGAAATTTCTTCCGGTTCTGAAAAACCTCCGGAATCACAGGCAAGTATAGTAGATAAGATAGAAACCCAAATAGAAAAGTTGTTTGGGAAAGA
Protein-coding regions in this window:
- a CDS encoding Hsp20/alpha crystallin family protein, producing MRNPNFFSEVRRIQNRFHNLFDPVWEGGQVYPALNVYTDQDKITVTAEVPGLSPEDLDITVAHNLLTISGEWKEYTQDKPRRIERARGKFQRRLELPVAVDSEKVEASVKDGVLTLALPILESEKPRKIRIEAKA
- a CDS encoding multicopper oxidase domain-containing protein, translating into MNRKDFLRWLGIGGAGLAAGTGIAGITSGKKEDPLCRTGSSIPGQIPSIRLPGSIGGNSYGSMIHPPMFADAAFLSRMELHSTIPQAPSGSKFRSEVNIIEMPLTVAHNTVVDAWTFDGVVPGKVIRARLGQEMELTFRNHSNHPHSVHFHGTHDPQQDGWEPIAPGAERIYKITAGPIGFHPYHCHVPPLASHMSKGLYGGFIVDPPGGRPPALEFMLILAGWDLNETGRNDIYAWNGIAGYYDRFPIKVPVGKKVRLYIANMTEHDPVASFHLHSQTFDVYRTGTKLVPDEHTDVITLGQTERAIVEFTLTKRGRYMFHPHQTHMADRGAMGWIVAV
- a CDS encoding SCO family protein is translated as MNFLKSNYKNIIYSLLILGVGFGVGFYLKKKPISKFASEGPVAEWKTAILKDTEGKSVRPAELTGNLFVVYFGFSHCPDMCPMALNDIENAFKTLKEDSETVTPVFITIDPERDTPEVLRKYISHFPGKELVALTGGKDQIGELQKGFGVYSQKTQIPKGNGEYGMDHTLFIYLVDRTGNILRAYPTGIKGEELAKEIRELL
- the purU gene encoding formyltetrahydrofolate deformylase, whose amino-acid sequence is MNSEPNLKKNRILLIRCKDEAGLIHRITGFLANIGANIVGNQEFVEPLEKVFFMRTEYSLENSSKEEGLISELAKILPKDAELTLSNPRLPKVVLLATKEPHCLGDILLRWRYGELPMELLGVVSNHEILEDLVRDFKLPFHCISSEGMSREEHENQLDSYLKELQPDWIVLAKYMRILTSDFVKKWEHRILNIHHSFLPAFVGAKPYEQAYKRGVKIIGGTAHIVTENLDEGPILVQDVCHVDHGYSPERLVLYGRDLEKVVLSKALRLLLEDRVMIFQNRTIIFE
- a CDS encoding PLDc N-terminal domain-containing protein, with translation METTQFYDPGFFTLLFNFYGYYIFYILFALWAPLALIDLSKRDDVDPKKGSLWTAAIILVPLFGAGAYHIVGGSKIPSWAKNSLVYGGIGLLVLTLLISTIARF
- a CDS encoding Hsp20/alpha crystallin family protein gives rise to the protein MSVSELLKSEENITTEQEKTQRPRAIYTPSTDLYSNEEEHLLVLDLPGVKESDLEISLEKDELRISAKTSVSEPKGNLRYSEYGTGDYKRTFLISEPVEEDKISAILKNGVLQLKLPRKKPLSKKIEVKTN
- a CDS encoding right-handed parallel beta-helix repeat-containing protein codes for the protein MPKFHLKERYIPVIGLLVLGILMGAFASSCSSKEGEAVEGFAHVVMVDNAFSPPMQKIPIGGQIEFINSGANPHNAIAVDKSWSTEKSFGNIVMPRGAKIKISYPKEGVFPYYCSFHASPDGKSGMVADIVVGNAAYNPAARAGKDWKVAEKFSGTTRKVPQMYPTIQNAVDAASPGDLILISEGIYYEEVVVTTPSLTLRGTDRNKVILDGQFQRANGVIVVGANGVAVENMTARNATLNGFFWTGVKGYRGSYLTAYNNGDYGIYAFDSVNGVLEHSYASGSPDAGIYVGQCYPCKAILYNVISENSALGYSGTNAGGELYILSSIWRNNIVGLGPNSLDRELLPPERETYIIGNLIYDNNNLTAPIKPLEYPTYGTGILIAGGLHNVIKNNVVIGHDNHGIAIFPNLDENFWFSHRNIVEGNIVHSSGFGDLTLAGPISIGNCFSNNKFQTSVPPLLEKTNSCGSGIRFPMGGEIFTAYNALSLMVDATNGIYPSGDWKNQPIPAPQANIPGGVAAQVKPAIHPFEDFGLDLDKVKLPEEAAKILAERKPKFGDVLGGFSVPKPLDIQIVIFRWFGYLLPLLLYVCLVSLSVYDLVSKSEISPGKYVWLAFVSLVPYIGGGAYLLSGKSSYPKYLRFTLVFAGFGASLAFILYLGFTIVGNVGAG
- a CDS encoding DMT family protein produces the protein MRTFVLLTLSNLFMTFAWYGHLKFFKDFPLWKTILISWGIAFLEYCLMVPANRIGYAEDGLSGFQLKILQEVITITIFVGFAILVLKEKMKWNHAVSFFLVILAVVFAFYDKE
- a CDS encoding pseudouridine synthase → MKEKKSLSNSSTQEGLKTKIGKEEAGARLDVFLASRFTYQSRSNWRKILEEGKILVQGKVAKPSYSIKEGDEILYLPGESFEPPVLTDFKILYEDSRYIAVEKSGDIPIHSAGRYRKNNLTDLIQEDPRFEKIYTIHRLDRETSGVVVFGKDSEAASKLADLFSKRKINKTYIAFVWGNFPTRFRAKGFLISDPSSLVRKKRKFVYESAFQKLETPEEDSETSETNFRKIGEGTFQGMVFSIVYCFPKTGRLHQIRATLYSLGFPLLGDKIYGKDEGAFLEFIEGKDPDLISKLGMNRQALHSSSLKFIHPFTGIKTKIRSNLPEDFPK
- the nhaC gene encoding Na+/H+ antiporter NhaC — translated: MNEKPGFWISLFPLGFLILSLSIAGYLFGGGIAEGPAQILLFSAGAISAGISRLRGISWEKIENTVLDSLRNVLQPILILLLIGALIGIWIRSGIVPALIVWGLELLKPEIFLPSALILSSVVSLATGSSWSTAGTIGVALIGVGAGLGKPLGMVAGAVVSGAYFGDKLSPFSETTNLASSITGVSLLSHIRNMARTTLPAFGICLLVFGFLGWGGSQGETETATGPVIAALKAEFHISWVLLFPPLLTFFLIYFRVSAIPSIFIGILSGGVCFLLTQTNIYANSLNFQDAASSAFKNLVSAASEGTKVKTGHMVVDGLLSRGGMSSMLPTVWLIISAMFYAGIMEGGGMTQVLADKVLNWAKARGSLFAATVFTCMGTNLFCADQYLAIVVPGKMFKEAYTRRGLDPRNLSRCLEDSGTMTSALVPWNSCGSFMATALGVPTLVYLPYAFLNLLSPLFSLVTGWTGWGLAGQDPGSKKEIS